From Musa acuminata AAA Group cultivar baxijiao chromosome BXJ3-8, Cavendish_Baxijiao_AAA, whole genome shotgun sequence, one genomic window encodes:
- the LOC103993195 gene encoding probable inactive leucine-rich repeat receptor kinase XIAO — MPSASSAFSLFLLPLLLFPLLISATPPPPQPPPPPAPHLNRTSEILAEIDALTAFRRALRDPLGALAGWDASSPSAPCSWRGVACDPDVSRVVELTLPRLRLSGPISPRLADLHLLQRLSLRTNQLSGPVPPSFASLGRLRTLYLQSNTLSGPLPPAFLSNLSNLQVLSLAGNLFTGPVPTALPPDIRYIDLSSNAFSGSIPANLSVTAPRLQLLDLSFNRLNGTIPGNLGGLPALAFLWLDGNLLEGTLPAVLANCSSLVHLSLQGNSLRGIVPAAIAEMPNLQVLALARNRLSGAVPASVFYNASTTGVSSLRIVQLGQNEFTELAPPPQGRRYSAALQVLDLKQNRFAGAFPAWLVNASGLTVLDLFGNAFTGSLPPGIGRLALLQELRLGRNSMTLPVPVEIGQCSVLQVLDLEENRFSGEIPAALSRLSQLRDLYLGGNLFSGSIPGSLVKLSKLETLSLYGNKISGVIPEELMLLSNLTTLVLAGNGISGEIPSTIGNLTGLQTLNLSMNSLSGVIPASIGRLLNLKSLDLSGQKNLSEDLPAELFGLPSLQVISLADNSFSGQVLEGFSSLWSLQILNLTANSFSGSIPATYGYLQSLKVLSLAYNNITGEVPAELANCSNLTILQLRSNHLSGPIPEDISRLSDLTELDLGRNNLSGIIPPDISNCSTLVTLMLDGNHLSGDIPDSLSSLSKLQALDLSDNELSGSIPSSLALISRLAHLNVSDNSLRGEIPGVVSSRFGDPSAFAGNPDLCGHPLETACQKRKRTYLILVIGLTAAAACILVVCCCCFAFSLLRWRRRFLDSRAGVKKRSPGRGSGSSAGSGGSGENNGGPKLVMFSNRNTYADTVEATRQFDEENVLSRGRHGLVFKACYNDGTVLSILRLPSTSADGAIVIEEAAFRKEAESLGKVKHRNLTVLRGYYAGPPPDVRLLVYDYMPNGNLATLLQEASHQDGHVLNWPMRHLIALGVARGLTFLHASGVVHGDVKPQNILFDADFEPHLSDFGLEPIVVTAGAAAAAAAASTSATTVGSLGYVAPDAAAAGQATREGDVYSFGIVLLELLTGRRPGAFAGDDEEDIVKWVKRQLQRGQVAELLEPGLLELDPESSEWEEFLLGMKVGLLCTAPDPLDRPSMADVVFMLEGCRVGPDLPSSADPTSQPSPA; from the coding sequence ATGCCGTCCGCTTCCTccgccttctccctcttcctcctcccgctACTGCTGTTTCCCCTTCTCATCTCGGCAACCCCGCCGCCGCCTCAGCCGCCCCCGCCGCCAGCGCCCCATCTGAACCGTACCTCCGAGATCCTGGCCGAGATCGACGCCCTCACCGCATTCCGCCGCGCCCTCCGCGATCCTCTCGGCGCCCTCGCGGGGTGGGATGCTTCCTCCCCCTCCGCCCCATGTTCCTGGCGCGGCGTCGCCTGCGACCCGGACGTTTCCCGCGTCGTCGAGCTGACTCTCCCCCGCCTCCGCCTCTCCGGCCCCATCTCCCCACGCCTTGCCGACCTCCACCTCCTCCAGCGACTCAGCCTCCGCACCAACCAGCTGTCCGGCCCTGTTCCCCCGTCCTTCGCCTCCCTCGGCCGACTCCGCACCCTCTACCTCCAGTCAAACACCCTCTCCGGTCCCCTTCCCCCCGCCTTCCTTTCCAATCTCTCTAACCTCCAAGTCCTCAGCCTCGCGGGAAACCTCTTCACAGGCCCTGTCCCTACCGCACTACCTCCTGACATCCGATACATCGACCTCTCCTCCAACGCCTTCTCCGGGTCGATTCCTGCCAACCTCTCCGTCACCGCCCCCCGCCTCCAGCTCCTTGACCTCTCCTTCAACCGCCTTAACGGCACCATTCCCGGGAACCTTGGTGGCCTCCCCGCGCTCGCGTTCCTCTGGCTCGATGGCAACCTCCTCGAGGGTACACTTCCCGCTGTCCTTGCAAACTGCTCCTCCCTCGTGCACCTTAGTCTCCAGGGGAACAGCCTCCGCGGCATCGTCCCTGCCGCCATCGCAGAGATGCCCAACCTCCAGGTGCTAGCCCTCGCCCGCAACCGCCTCTCTGGCGCGGTGCCCGCCTCCGTCTTCTACAACGCTTCGACCACCGGCGTCTCATCACTCCGGATCGTCCAGCTCGGGCAGAACGAATTCACCGAGCTTGCTCCGCCTCCGCAGGGGCGTCGCTACTCCGCCGCCCTCCAGGTCCTGGACCTCAAGCAAAACCGGTTTGCAGGAGCATTCCCCGCGTGGCTTGTCAATGCCTCGGGGCTCACGGTCTTGGATCTCTTCGGGAACGCCTTCACCGGCTCGTTGCCGCCAGGTATCGGACGGCTTGCATTACTGCAAGAGCTTCGGCTTGGGAGGAACTCGATGACCCTGCCGGTTCCAGTGGAGATCGGGCAGTGCAGCGTCCTTCAGGTTCTTGATCTCGAGGAGAACCGGTTCTCCGGTGAGATACCGGCCGCTCTTAGTCGCCTTAGCCAGCTGAGGGATCTCTACCTCGGCGGCAACCTCTTCTCCGGTTCGATTCCCGGGAGTCTCGTTAAGCTCTCCAAGCTCGAAACGCTGTCGCTCTATGGCAACAAGATTTCCGGCGTCATCCCAGAGGAGCTGATGCTGCTGAGCAACCTCACCACGTTGGTCCTCGCTGGCAATGGTATCTCCGGCGAGATTCCTTCAACGATCGGAAACCTCACGGGGCTTCAGACACTAAACCTGAGCATGAACAGCCTGTCCGGCGTCATTCCGGCGTCGATCGGGAGGCTGCTGAACCTGAAGTCGCTGGACCTCAGCGGCCAAAAGAACCTTTCCGAAGACCTCCCGGCGGAGCTGTTCGGATTACCAAGCCTTCAGGTGATATCTCTCGCCGACAACTCGTTCTCCGGTCAAGTTTTGGAGGGTTTCAGCAGCCTATGGAGCTTGCAGATTCTGAACCTAACTGCCAACTCCTTCTCCGGCTCAATCCCCGCGACATATGGCTACCTCCAGTCACTAAAAGTTCTTTCGCTTGCCTACAACAACATCACCGGCGAGGTCCCTGCGGAGCTCGCTAACTGCTCCAACCTCACCATTCTACAGCTCCGGTCCAACCACTTGTCAGGCCCCATCCCGGAGGATATCTCCCGTCTCTCCGACCTAACGGAGCTCGACCTCGGCCGGAACAATCTGTCGGGCATAATTCCGCCGGATATCTCCAATTGTTCCACTTTGGTCACGCTTATGTTGGACGGCAACCATCTCTCAGGCGACATTCCCGACTCACTCTCCAGTCTTTCTAAGCTTCAAGCGCTCGACCTCTCGGACAATGAGCTATCGGGCTCAATTCCCTCCTCCCTTGCTCTCATCTCAAGGTTGGCGCACCTCAATGTGTCCGATAATAGCCTGAGAGGAGAAATTCCAGGGGTGGTGAGTTCCCGCTTTGGCGATCCATCGGCGTTTGCTGGGAATCCAGATCTCTGCGGTCACCCCTTGGAGACGGCGTgccagaagaggaagaggacgtatCTTATCCTGGTGATCGGCCTCACTGCGGCCGCGGCTTGCATTCTGGTCGTCTGCTGCTGCTGTTTTGCTTTCAGCCTGTTGCGCTGGCGAAGGCGCTTCCTGGATAGTCGGGCCGGCGTGAAGAAACGGAGCCCCGGAAGGGGCAGCGGATCGAGCGCTGGGAGCGGCGGTAGCGGTGAGAACAATGGCGGGCCGAAGCTGGTGATGTTCAGCAACAGGAACACCTACGCTGACACGGTGGAGGCGACGCGGCAGTTCGACGAGGAGAACGTACTCAGCCGCGGTCGCCACGGACTGGTGTTCAAGGCGTGCTACAACGATGGCACCGTGCTGTCGATCCTGCGGCTGCCGTCGACGTCGGCGGACGGAGCCATCGTGATCGAGGAGGCGGCGTTCCGCAAGGAGGCGGAATCGCTGGGGAAGGTAAAGCACCGGAACCTGACCGTGCTCCGCGGCTACTACGCTGGCCCCCCACCAGATGTTCGACTGCTGGTCTACGACTACATGCCCAACGGCAACCTCGCCACGCTCCTGCAGGAGGCGTCCCACCAGGACGGCCACGTGCTCAACTGGCCCATGCGCCACCTTATCGCCCTCGGCGTGGCCCGCGGGCTGACGTTCCTCCACGCCTCCGGGGTCGTCCACGGGGACGTCAAGCCGCAGAACATCCTCTTCGACGCGGACTTCGAACCCCACCTCTCCGACTTCGGGCTAGAGCCGATTGTGGTGACGGCGGGTGCAGCGGCCGCCGCAGCCGCGGCATCGACATCGGCAACGACGGTGGGATCCCTGGGATACGTGGCGCCCGACGCGGCGGCCGCCGGTCAGGCTACGCGGGAGGGggacgtgtacagcttcgggATCGTACTGCTGGAGCTGCTGACTGGGCGGCGGCCGGGGGCGTTCGCTGGGGACGATGAGGAAGACATCGTGAAGTGGGTGAAGCGGCAGCTGCAACGGGGGCAGGTGGCGGAGCTGCTGGAGCCGGGCCTGCTGGAGCTGGACCCGGAGTCCTCGGAGTGGGAGGAGTTCCTGCTGGGGATGAAGGTGGGGCTGCTTTGCACGGCCCCTGACCCACTCGACAGGCCGTCCATGGCCGACGTCGTCTTCATGCTCGAAGgctgccgcgtcggccccgacctCCCCTCCTCCGCCGATCCCACTTCCCAGCCCTCTCCCGCCTGA
- the LOC103993193 gene encoding uncharacterized protein LOC103993193 — protein MSSTSASASASPAPAASRMTTKTRPFSASELAHEAKREAAPSVERRSWAAIGANCCLLLVGVGGGALLAWWALSFHHSNQQLWMVPVGLVLLGTPIFAWLSVFVSGVGRSLELLWAKPTAPPPPDLDGER, from the coding sequence ATGTCCtccacctccgcctccgcctccgcctcccccGCCCCCGCCGCAAGCAGGATGACGACGAAGACGCGCCCCTTCTCCGCTAGCGAACTGGCGCATGAGGCCAAACGCGAGGCCGCCCCGAGCGTGGAGCGCAGGTCCTGGGCGGCCATCGGCGCCAACTGCTGCCTTCTCCTCGTCGGCGTCGGCGGCGGCGCGCTGTTGGCATGGTGGGCTCTCTCCTTCCACCACTCCAACCAGCAGCTGTGGATGGTCCCCGTCGGCCTGGTCCTGCTGGGCACGCCCATCTTCGCGTGGCTCTCCGTCTTCGTCTCCGGCGTCGGCCGGAGCCTCGAGCTACTGTGGGCTAAACCCACGGCGCCGCCACCTCCGGATCTCGATGGAGAGAGATGA
- the LOC103993194 gene encoding rho GTPase-activating protein 5, which translates to MAGFQLHLGAFHSSPPSQQHSSSSEEEDEEEEDEEEEEEEEEEEEMEEGCPISSPLIVPGSDGEEGEGKENRHQHHPFSIMAVLVAALRKSLVMCSVGAGEDGACRRTSPASMEIGWPSDVRHVAHVTFDRFDGFLGLPVELEPEVPGGVPSASASVFGVSAESMQCSYDKRGNSVPSILLSMQRHLYLQGGLQVEGIFRINAENSQEVFVRDHLNRGIVPHGIDLHCLAGLIKAWFRELPRGVLDSLTPDQVMHCNSEEECSELVRMLPPTEAALLDWALNLMADVVEHEHLNKMNARNIAMVFAPNMTQMADPLTALIHAVQVMNFLKTLIIKTLREREVAAFAARGLHSCSESPSDKDQAKSTNPSERYTLHTSEKTPNLYALDKVAIGKFLFSSEQSLGKDKESFNSEKKGETDEEREFISSKISPLSCDLDAVEDKEVEGAMDRSGFRKGMRKLCGHPVFQLSSFTKKTAELNIVNSRGEGLGMMCIACQREHVLSRLTDVAE; encoded by the exons ATGGCCGGCTTCCAGCTCCACCTTGGCGCCTTCCACTCCTCGCCGCCCTCGCAGCAGCACTCCTCCTCCTccgaagaagaagacgaggaagaagaggatgaagaagaagaagaagaagaggaggaggaggaggagatggaggaggggTGCCCGATCTCTTCGCCGCTAATCGTGCCCGGATCGGATGGGGAAGAGGGGGAGGGGAAGGAGAACCGTCATCAGCATCATCCCTTCTCGATAATGGCGGTGCTGGTGGCGGCGCTGAGGAAGTCGCTGGTGATGTGTAGCGTCGGAGCCGGGGAGGACGGGGCGTGCCGCCGCACATCCCCCGCTTCCATGGAGATCGGGTGGCCCTCCGACGTGCGGCACGTCGCGCACGTCACCTTCGATCGGTTCGACGGCTTTCTCGGGCTGCCCGTCGAGTTGGAGCCCGAGGTTCCCGGCGGGGTTCCCAGCGCCAG TGCAAGCGTGTTTGGAGTTTCTGCTGAATCTATGCAATGCTCTTATGATAAAAGAGGGAACAGCGTGCCTAGTATTCTGCTCTCTATGCAACGGCACTTGTATTTACAAGGAGGTCTACAG GTGGAAGGCATATTTAGAATTAATGCTGAAAATAGCCAAGAAGTGTTTGTTAGAGACCATCTGAACAGAGGAATCGTACCACATGGAATTGATTTGCATTGTCTTGCGGGACTGATAAAG GCATGGTTTAGAGAACTACCCAGAGGAGTACTTGACTCACTGACACCCGATCAGGTGATGCACTGTAATAGTGAAGAAGAGTGCTCTGAACTTGTGAGGATGCTACCACCAACTGAAGCAGCATTGCTTGACTGGGCTCTTAATTTGATGGCAGATGTTGTGGAGCATGAACATTTGAATAAGATGAATGCTCGAAATATCGCAATGGTTTTTGCACCTAACATGACTCAG ATGGCTGATCCCTTAACTGCATTGATCCATGCGGTCCAAGTAATGAACTTCCTCAAGACACTGATCATAAAGACACTAAGAGAAAGAGAAGTGGCAGCTTTTGCTGCCAGGGGACTCCACTCCTGCTCTGAGTCTCCAAGTGACAAGGATCAAGCGAAATCGACTAATCCTTCAGAAAGATACACTCTGCACACGAGTGAGAAAACTCCAAACTTGTATGCTCTTGATAAAGTTGCTATAGGCAAATTCTTGTTCAGTTCTGAGCAATCTCTGGGTAAAGATAAAGAGAGCTTTAATAGTGAGAAGAAAGGTGAAACTGACGAGGAGCGTGAGTTCATTTCCAGCAAAATTTCACCTCTTAGTTGTGATTTGGATGCTGTAGAAGACAAAGAAGTAGAAGGTGCAATGGATAGATCAGGTTTTAGGAAGGGCATGAGGAAGCTTTGCGGGCACCCCGTGTTTCAGTTAAGTAGCTTTACAAAGAAGACGGCAGAGCTTAACATTGTAAACTCACGCGGAGAAGGCTTGGGCAtgatgtgcattgcatgtcaaaGAGAACATGTACTATCCCGACTGACTGACGTAGCAGAGTAA
- the LOC135645737 gene encoding NAC domain-containing protein 37-like, with protein sequence MSSSHTRRDYATAESERMKDHQRLSSSRCCAELLSTTVFGVRYAAKRPKVCHGIPRQGDKGVSPRREKIAHRQEAHAVSPRKRQPLVPMLMGPRAALLCLLPRFCVVLVHVLLHVLPPRVLNVVATNLVQTKEPMESCVPPGFRFHPTDEELVGYYLKKKVASQKIDLDVIRDIDLYRIEPWDLQERCRIGYEEQSEWYFFSHKDKKYPTGTRTNRATMAGFWKATGRDKAVHDKNKLIGMRKTLVFYKGRAPNGQKTDWIMHEYRLESEENGSPQEEGWVVCRAFKKRATCPARSVAAIWNSGYCYDEIDRMNSMVNPMMCLQKQPMSLQCKQETEFEELHLLHPSQFVQLPQLESPSLPLVSQPSSKMTVLEKEDEQQQQQAGMSSGMGSVTDWRALDKFVASQLSHEGGSFVSEQVVSDFGVDNDSEMALLLLQSEREGFNEFIGSGEPDCDKGICIFEQ encoded by the exons ATGAGTAGCTCTCACACCCGAAGAGACTACGCCACTGCAGAGTCCGAAAGGATGAAGGACCATCAGAGGCTTTCTTCCTCGCGATGCTGCGCTGAATTGTTGTCGACGACGGTATTCGGAGTTCGTTATGCTGCAAAGAGGCCAAAGGTCTGCCATGGAATTCCAAGACAAGGGGACAAAGGAGTCAGTCCTCGGAGAGAGAAG atCGCCCACAGACAAGAGGCGCATGCTGTCTCTCCTCGCAAACGTCAGCCACTTGTCCCCATGCTCATGGGACCTCGAGCTGCACTCCTGTGCTTGTTACCCCGTTTTTG TGTTGTCCTGGTACATGTCTTGCTGCATGTTCTTCCTCCAAGGGTCTTGAACGTAGTGGCAACGAATTTGGTGCAGACAAAGGAACCCATGGAATCGTGTGTTCCTCCTGGATTCAGGTTTCATCCGACGGATGAGGAGCTCGTTGGCTACTATCTTAAGAAGAAGGTGGCTTCTCAAAAGATAGACCTGGATGTTATCAGAGATATCGATCTCTACAGAATCGAGCCATGGGATCTCCAAG AACGGTGTCGGATCGGATACGAAGAGCAGAGTGAATGGTACTTCTTCAGCCACAAGGACAAGAAGTATCCAACAGGTACGAGGACGAACAGGGCCACCATGGCCGGCTTTTGGAAGGCGACCGGGAGAGACAAGGCGGTCCACGACAAGAACAAGCTCATCGGCATGAGAAAGACCCTCGTCTTCTACAAAGGACGGGCGCCGAACGGGCAGAAGACCGATTGGATCATGCATGAGTACAGGCTCGAATCCGAGGAGAACGGATCGCCACAG GAAGAAGGATGGGTCGTGTGTCGCGCATTCAAGAAACGAGCCACTTGCCCTGCGAGGAGCGTGGCCGCCATTTGGAACTCCGGCTACTGCTACGATGAGATCGACAGGATGAACTCCATGGTTAATCCGATGATGTGCCTACAGAAGCAACCCATGAGTTTGCAGTGCAAGCAAGAGACTGAATTCGAGGAGCTGCATCTCTTACACCCCTCCCAGTTCGTGCAGCTGCCCCAGCTGGAGAGCCCATCCCTGCCTCTGGTGAGTCAACCCAGCTCGAAGATGACGGTGTTGGAGAAAGAGGacgagcagcaacagcagcaagcGGGGATGTCGAGCGGCATGGGGAGTGTGACAGACTGGAGGGCGCTCGACAAGTTCGTGGCGTCGCAGTTGAGCCACGAGGGTGGCAGTTTCGTGAGCGAACAGGTGGTCTCGGATTTTGGTGTAGATAATGACTCGGAGATGGCACTGCTGTTGCTTCAAAGCGAGAGGGAAGGCTTCAACGAGTTCATCGGCTCAGGCGAACCTGACTGCGACAAAGGCATCTGTATATTTGAGCAATGA